From Prochlorococcus sp. MIT 1223, the proteins below share one genomic window:
- a CDS encoding ABC transporter ATP-binding protein, giving the protein MFSKDLKRIRNLGRYLTKEKKRLLLIVLILIPVAISGAIQPLLVGQAISVLKGEENIFGFESGSLSSSINILVAILFFSVLIRLLFQGLQSYSIQAVGQRLTARIRDDLFSHSMSLSLRFRDKMPVGKLLTRLTSDVDALAEVFGSGAVGVLADVVSLLVISITMILIEWRLGILLLVTQIPVTYFILWLQSRYRKSNYRVREELSQLNANFQENLQGIEVVQMFRREEINAKSFYKTGIDYRNAVNGTIFYDSSISAFIEWISLAAVAIVIALGGMFLTSGAIGLGTLTTFILYSQRLFEPLRQLAERFTQIQGGLTAVERISELLEKKIEIFDQPTEKLNVKSTLLNIDNSGEVIFDRVSFAYKKGEQIIRDLSFKISPSEMVALVGPTGSGKTTIIRLLCRLYEPQSGAIFLDGVDIKDIPLERLRMKLGVVLQDTFLFSGNVGDNLRLDSSISNDRLEQICKDLGLINFLNKLPNGLDTSLRERGANLSSGERQLLSVARVAIRNPSVLVMDEATAFMDPSTEATLQRDLDRLLAKRTALVIAHRLATVERSDRILVLRKGEIIEEGTHLELRAQKGLYSQLADLQEKGLAKL; this is encoded by the coding sequence ATGTTTTCCAAGGATTTAAAAAGAATTAGAAATCTTGGCCGTTACTTAACGAAGGAGAAAAAGCGATTATTATTAATTGTTCTAATTCTTATACCTGTAGCTATATCTGGAGCTATTCAGCCTTTGTTAGTAGGACAAGCAATTAGTGTATTAAAAGGGGAAGAAAATATCTTTGGCTTTGAGAGTGGTTCATTAAGCTCATCTATAAATATCTTGGTTGCAATATTATTTTTCTCAGTTCTTATTCGCTTACTATTTCAAGGTCTGCAAAGTTATTCAATACAAGCAGTTGGACAGCGACTAACAGCTCGAATTCGGGACGATTTGTTTTCACATTCAATGTCTTTATCGTTAAGGTTTCGCGACAAGATGCCAGTAGGAAAATTATTGACAAGACTTACTAGTGATGTTGACGCTTTAGCTGAAGTCTTTGGAAGTGGAGCAGTTGGAGTGCTTGCTGATGTTGTTAGTTTATTGGTTATTTCAATAACTATGATTTTGATAGAGTGGAGATTAGGTATCTTACTTTTAGTTACTCAGATTCCTGTTACTTACTTTATTCTTTGGCTTCAAAGTAGATATAGGAAATCTAACTATAGAGTCAGAGAAGAACTCTCTCAATTAAATGCAAACTTCCAGGAGAACTTGCAAGGAATAGAAGTAGTTCAAATGTTTAGGAGAGAAGAAATAAATGCGAAAAGTTTTTATAAAACTGGAATAGATTATCGAAATGCTGTAAATGGGACGATATTTTATGATAGCAGTATTTCAGCATTTATTGAATGGATATCTTTAGCGGCTGTGGCAATTGTCATTGCTCTTGGAGGAATGTTTCTTACGTCAGGTGCAATAGGATTAGGAACTCTTACAACATTTATTCTTTATTCTCAAAGGCTTTTTGAGCCATTACGCCAGCTTGCGGAACGATTTACTCAGATACAAGGAGGATTGACTGCGGTAGAAAGAATTTCTGAATTATTAGAAAAAAAGATTGAAATATTTGACCAACCTACTGAAAAATTAAATGTTAAATCTACTTTATTAAATATAGATAACTCTGGAGAAGTTATATTTGATAGGGTTTCGTTTGCCTATAAGAAAGGTGAGCAAATTATTAGGGATCTAAGTTTCAAAATTTCTCCTAGTGAAATGGTTGCCTTGGTTGGTCCTACGGGATCAGGTAAAACGACAATTATTAGATTGCTTTGTAGATTATATGAACCACAGAGTGGAGCAATATTTCTTGATGGAGTAGATATTAAAGATATACCTCTGGAAAGATTGCGTATGAAATTAGGGGTAGTTCTCCAAGATACTTTTTTATTTAGTGGGAATGTTGGAGATAATCTTAGATTAGATTCTTCAATAAGTAATGATCGACTTGAACAAATTTGTAAGGATCTGGGGTTAATTAATTTTCTTAATAAGCTTCCTAATGGCTTGGATACATCATTAAGAGAAAGAGGGGCCAATCTTTCATCCGGAGAGAGACAATTGTTATCTGTTGCAAGAGTGGCTATTCGTAACCCAAGTGTATTAGTTATGGATGAAGCTACTGCTTTTATGGATCCTTCTACAGAAGCAACTTTACAAAGGGATTTGGATCGATTGCTAGCAAAAAGAACAGCTCTAGTAATTGCTCATCGTCTTGCGACGGTAGAGCGGTCAGACAGGATACTAGTTTTAAGAAAAGGGGAAATAATAGAAGAAGGTACACATCTTGAACTTAGAGCTCAAAAAGGGCTTTATTCTCAATTGGCAGACCTCCAAGAGAAAGGTTTGGCAAAACTTTAA
- a CDS encoding GNAT family N-acetyltransferase, producing the protein MNKSSSVLSRGLIEDIYGKRSIECPSPYEGESFVFSQARTFDLIELEQLLQSVGWSNRPLRRVKKALDNSLLKVGLWKHDPKFPRLIGFARCTGDGILEATVWDVAINPVYQGSGFGSTLMLYVINSIKEMGIKRITLFADPGVINFYKSQGWDLEPKGNKCAFWYAN; encoded by the coding sequence ATGAATAAAAGTTCTTCTGTATTGAGTAGAGGGCTCATTGAGGATATTTATGGAAAGAGATCAATTGAATGCCCTTCTCCTTATGAGGGGGAAAGTTTTGTGTTTAGTCAAGCTAGAACATTTGACTTAATTGAACTAGAGCAGTTGCTTCAATCCGTGGGCTGGAGTAACAGGCCTTTAAGAAGGGTGAAAAAGGCTTTAGATAATAGTTTGTTGAAAGTGGGGCTTTGGAAGCATGATCCTAAGTTTCCAAGGTTAATTGGATTTGCTCGTTGCACTGGGGACGGAATATTAGAGGCTACTGTCTGGGATGTAGCAATTAACCCTGTTTATCAAGGATCAGGTTTTGGATCAACATTGATGTTATATGTTATTAATTCAATTAAAGAAATGGGGATCAAGAGAATAACATTATTTGCAGACCCTGGAGTTATCAATTTTTACAAAAGTCAAGGCTGGGATCTTGAGCCAAAAGGAAATAAATGTGCTTTCTGGTATGCAAATTAG